One window of Stenotrophomonas indicatrix genomic DNA carries:
- a CDS encoding efflux transporter outer membrane subunit, producing MVIRTLAMAVSSLVLAGCVSVGPNYKAPVQEPVVLQGAQQPVFSTTSPVASWWAQFDDPVLEELVHGALSDNLDLRVAVARVSQARAVFVESRFDQAPHVTAGGSYDRRKQPDPQLGGQRVFSESYQLGFDAGWELDLFGRKRRAAEAARADLDAEQANLADAQVLIAAEVARNYFELRGTQKRIAVAQRTLVNLRDTQRLTEARWELGAGSELDVQSSRARLKAIEADIPLLEVAETQSRNRLAVLLGQRPEVLTAMLAPHEVPAFAKALPLGDTRELLRQRADVRVAERRLAAATARVGVATADLFPRLSLSGFVGFLGGDASGLVNGNNKAWSLTPSLSWAAFDFGTVKARLRASKAEAEGVAAQYEQAVLLALEDTENALTRYSKQQARLAIVVEQAQAARRAESLAQIRYREGSEDFLTLLDAQRTQLVADDALAAAESEVNVSVVGVYKALGGWGQSPQAPSVAQAR from the coding sequence ATGGTGATCCGCACCCTGGCGATGGCCGTCTCCAGCCTGGTGCTGGCGGGCTGTGTCAGCGTCGGCCCCAACTACAAAGCACCGGTGCAGGAGCCCGTCGTCCTGCAGGGCGCGCAGCAGCCGGTCTTCAGCACCACCTCGCCGGTGGCCAGCTGGTGGGCGCAGTTCGATGATCCGGTGCTTGAAGAACTGGTGCACGGCGCGCTGTCGGACAACCTGGACCTGCGCGTGGCTGTCGCCCGTGTCAGCCAGGCCCGTGCAGTGTTCGTCGAGAGCCGCTTCGACCAGGCGCCACACGTTACCGCTGGCGGCAGCTACGATCGCCGCAAGCAACCCGATCCGCAGCTGGGTGGGCAGCGGGTGTTCAGTGAAAGCTACCAGCTCGGCTTCGATGCGGGCTGGGAGCTGGATCTGTTCGGCCGCAAACGCCGTGCTGCAGAGGCCGCGCGTGCCGACCTGGACGCAGAGCAGGCCAACCTCGCTGACGCGCAGGTGCTGATCGCTGCCGAAGTGGCACGCAACTACTTTGAGTTGCGTGGCACGCAGAAGCGCATCGCGGTGGCCCAGCGCACCCTGGTCAACCTGCGCGATACGCAGAGGCTGACCGAGGCACGCTGGGAACTGGGTGCCGGCAGCGAGCTGGACGTGCAGAGCAGTCGCGCACGGTTGAAGGCCATCGAGGCCGATATCCCGCTGCTGGAAGTGGCCGAGACGCAGTCGCGCAACCGGCTCGCCGTGCTGCTTGGGCAGCGCCCGGAAGTGCTGACCGCCATGCTGGCACCGCACGAGGTGCCGGCGTTTGCCAAGGCATTGCCGCTGGGCGATACCCGCGAACTGCTGCGTCAGCGTGCCGACGTGCGGGTCGCCGAACGTCGCCTGGCTGCCGCCACCGCGCGTGTCGGCGTAGCCACGGCCGATCTGTTCCCGCGGCTGTCGCTGTCCGGTTTCGTCGGCTTCCTCGGTGGCGATGCCAGTGGCCTGGTCAACGGCAACAACAAGGCTTGGTCGCTGACTCCGTCGCTGAGCTGGGCGGCATTCGACTTCGGTACGGTCAAGGCACGCCTGCGTGCCAGCAAGGCCGAGGCCGAGGGCGTGGCCGCGCAATACGAACAGGCCGTGCTGCTGGCGCTGGAAGACACCGAAAACGCGCTGACCCGCTATTCCAAACAGCAGGCGCGGCTGGCCATCGTGGTCGAGCAGGCGCAGGCGGCACGACGTGCCGAATCGCTGGCGCAGATCCGCTATCGCGAGGGCTCGGAAGACTTCCTGACCCTGCTTGACGCGCAGCGCACGCAGTTGGTGGCCGATGATGCACTGGCGGCTGCCGAATCGGAGGTCAATGTCAGCGTGGTGGGCGTGTACAAGGCGCTGGGTGGCTGGGGACAGTCACCGCAGGCACCGAGCGTGGCCCAGGCGCGCTGA